A single Microbacterium protaetiae DNA region contains:
- the nagA gene encoding N-acetylglucosamine-6-phosphate deacetylase, giving the protein MAVDRVIHSARLVDEGRVTEHAWVAFHDGLVAGLGTGDDWRELSPREADDAGEAWLTPGFIDIHGHGGGGAAYDDGPDAIAEARALHRTHGTTRAVLSLVTASIDDLAARAAMVGELSAADATILGSHLEGPFLDVGHKGAHTPALLRAPDAASIDHLLEAGAGSIRQITLAPELPGGLDAVRRFATAGVAVAVGHTDADQAMTHAAFDAGATILTHAFNAMRGIHHRAPGPVVAALSDDRVTLEVVADGTHVHPDVIRLLAGGAPGRVALITDAMAAAGAPDGAYTLGGLEVSVVDGVARLVSDGTIAGSTLTQDAAVRLMVHEVGMPLPDAVAAATAVPAAAIGVADRFGSLTPGHAADAVLLDERLTVQRVWVDGAPI; this is encoded by the coding sequence ATGGCCGTCGACCGCGTCATCCATTCCGCTCGTCTCGTCGATGAGGGCCGGGTCACCGAGCACGCCTGGGTGGCGTTCCACGACGGGCTCGTCGCGGGCCTGGGCACCGGTGACGACTGGCGCGAACTCTCACCACGCGAGGCCGACGACGCGGGCGAGGCGTGGCTGACGCCGGGTTTCATCGACATCCACGGGCATGGCGGCGGTGGCGCAGCCTATGACGACGGGCCCGATGCCATCGCCGAGGCCCGTGCCCTGCACCGCACGCACGGCACGACGCGCGCGGTGCTCTCGCTGGTGACCGCCTCGATAGACGACCTCGCCGCCCGCGCGGCCATGGTCGGCGAGCTCTCCGCTGCCGATGCGACGATTCTCGGTTCGCACCTTGAGGGGCCGTTCTTGGATGTCGGGCACAAAGGCGCGCACACGCCGGCGCTGCTGCGCGCGCCCGATGCGGCATCCATCGACCACCTGCTCGAGGCGGGCGCCGGCAGTATCCGGCAGATCACTCTCGCTCCCGAGCTTCCCGGCGGCCTCGACGCAGTCCGCCGCTTCGCCACGGCCGGGGTCGCGGTCGCGGTCGGACACACCGACGCCGACCAGGCGATGACCCACGCCGCTTTCGACGCGGGTGCCACGATCCTCACACACGCGTTCAACGCGATGCGCGGCATCCATCATCGTGCTCCCGGGCCGGTGGTGGCGGCACTGAGTGACGACCGTGTCACGCTCGAGGTCGTCGCCGACGGCACGCACGTGCACCCTGATGTGATCCGGTTGCTGGCCGGCGGCGCCCCGGGCCGGGTCGCGCTGATCACCGACGCCATGGCGGCCGCCGGCGCGCCCGACGGCGCGTACACGCTCGGCGGCCTCGAGGTCTCGGTCGTCGACGGCGTCGCGCGTCTGGTCAGCGATGGCACCATCGCCGGATCGACGCTCACGCAAGACGCCGCCGTCAGACTCATGGTGCATGAGGTCGGGATGCCGCTGCCCGACGCTGTCGCGGCCGCCACCGCGGTTCCCGCCGCGGCCATCGGCGTCGCCGACCGCTTCGGCTCGCTCACGCCCGGGCACGCCGCCGACGCCGTGCTGCTGGACGAGCGGTTGACCGTGCAGCGCGTGTGGGTGGACGGGGCGCCGATCTGA
- a CDS encoding family 20 glycosylhydrolase, which translates to MTVPVPRSQTIDAAAAPFTFTATSRIVTAPETAATAEFAARALADAIGRTIAIVEDPADGDIVLEIAEGPAESYTLSADATTLRIVGGDAAGLFYGVQTLVQLLAASRTIAAQTIADAPRFAYRGVMLDVARHFFDVAAVTGYIDRAAALKFNALHLHLSDDQGWRIALDSHPELVEKASDSAIGGDAGGFFTKDDYARIVAHAASRHMIVVPEIDGPGHTHALGLAHPELVEAPVITPEVAEVVEAFGGGMPQPGAPYTGLAVGFSSVKIRDEATYGLLGDVYRELAAMTPGPYLHVGGDEALGTDPSDYAHYVTRVTRMVADLGKTPIAWHEAGASAELAPGTIGQYWGFVTPTDGMDEKARTFVRNGARLILSPADAAYLDMKLDADSTLGLTWANGPTSVQDSYGWDPADIIDGVGDDDILGVEAPLWAETLRTAADLDAQAFPRIAAAAEIAWSPADAPERTWGSFRTRVGALGALWRSQGIVFTAAPEIDWV; encoded by the coding sequence ATGACAGTTCCGGTCCCCCGATCGCAGACGATCGATGCCGCAGCGGCCCCGTTCACGTTCACCGCGACATCCCGCATCGTCACCGCACCCGAAACTGCCGCCACGGCAGAGTTCGCCGCCCGCGCTCTCGCCGACGCCATCGGCCGCACGATCGCGATCGTCGAAGACCCCGCCGACGGCGACATCGTGCTCGAGATCGCCGAAGGCCCCGCCGAGTCGTACACGCTCAGCGCCGACGCGACGACGCTGCGCATCGTGGGCGGCGACGCGGCCGGGCTGTTCTACGGCGTGCAGACGCTCGTGCAGCTGCTGGCGGCATCCCGCACCATCGCAGCCCAGACGATCGCCGACGCCCCCCGCTTCGCCTATCGCGGAGTGATGCTCGACGTCGCGCGGCACTTTTTCGACGTCGCCGCGGTCACCGGCTACATCGACCGCGCCGCCGCGCTGAAATTCAACGCCCTGCACCTGCACCTGAGCGACGACCAGGGCTGGCGCATCGCCCTTGACAGTCACCCCGAGCTCGTCGAGAAGGCGAGCGACAGTGCCATCGGCGGCGACGCCGGCGGATTCTTCACGAAAGACGACTACGCCCGCATCGTCGCGCACGCGGCGAGCCGGCACATGATCGTGGTGCCCGAGATCGACGGCCCCGGGCACACACACGCCCTCGGCCTGGCTCATCCCGAACTCGTCGAGGCGCCGGTGATCACCCCAGAAGTCGCCGAGGTCGTCGAAGCCTTCGGGGGTGGGATGCCGCAGCCCGGCGCGCCCTACACGGGTTTGGCGGTCGGCTTCTCGTCGGTGAAGATCCGCGACGAGGCGACCTACGGGCTGCTCGGCGATGTGTACCGCGAGCTGGCCGCCATGACGCCCGGACCGTATCTGCACGTCGGCGGCGACGAGGCGTTGGGCACCGATCCGTCTGACTACGCGCACTACGTCACGCGTGTCACGCGCATGGTCGCCGATCTGGGCAAGACGCCGATCGCGTGGCACGAGGCGGGCGCCTCAGCCGAGCTCGCTCCCGGCACCATCGGCCAGTACTGGGGGTTCGTCACGCCCACCGACGGAATGGATGAGAAGGCGCGCACGTTCGTACGCAACGGCGCGCGGCTGATCCTCTCCCCCGCCGACGCCGCCTACCTCGACATGAAGCTCGACGCCGACAGCACCCTCGGACTGACCTGGGCCAACGGCCCCACGAGCGTGCAGGATTCCTATGGGTGGGATCCGGCTGACATCATCGACGGTGTCGGCGACGACGACATCCTCGGTGTGGAGGCGCCGCTGTGGGCCGAGACGCTGCGCACCGCAGCAGATCTCGATGCGCAGGCCTTTCCCCGCATCGCGGCGGCGGCCGAGATCGCCTGGTCGCCGGCCGACGCGCCCGAACGCACCTGGGGCTCGTTCCGCACTCGCGTGGGCGCGCTGGGCGCGCTCTGGCGCAGCCAGGGCATAGTATTCACGGCCGCACCGGAGATCGACTGGGTCTGA
- a CDS encoding Spy0128 family protein: MVLSSGLVWVGASAAQAADPVPPTPGGVTPDAQTTDYASWHRYPGALADENDYTHLSQNPGRIWTDKSVFEDDAEATTDGVDHDLNIASDEMAVTLSALGTTRQVTSTRKPVIDLVLVLDNSYSMTYCVGTNTTCVTNANYTNSRASAMVDGVNAAIKHIVAADPDAKVSMVAFGTGARELTPLAKPVQYQSTGNYLALTHSGSTMTLRFAGGTLQVGTSPTQSTNIQRGIDQARSVLADQNTKDVAGDVQHIPSVIVFSDGEPTFSANETNWWNLTGTANLGTGSPGATQFFGNGFLAALSAAYLKNQVDDIYNNEAYNTAHGFAPVETNIYTVGLGMGALSTQGQQLAYATLNPLGTLPDEGTTGANPMANSFATAMSAYRKSGTATLLVSDTDHPPVEFTITRPGGNTIWNGQTNVNALNYDPTYTELKYNTTFDAPNTASELITVFERIASQVLEDEPTLPIETTSPDPNTDGYVTFTDPLGDYMHVTKMDSIVFCSLLADTGPGEECTPESFTTQKKGETVNNVTTYTASGSYKANDIFPATDLSNIIITVETNTSLAVGDIVTVKIPVALLPMVNTKIVEDADGNPLSMNWFNSHPVHVYYKVAPKEGVAAAVTDPTSLSTADQQALATYIATNTTPDGAVRFYANAFTQSGATRTSQAYATFRPSTRNDFYRFAQDSYLYSAENTGSRITQEDWDGLDDDAIVYRTITAYSTKGAEGSKPDKTTIFAATTKGDLLAGQTGTITIRALDDGYMIAPAGLYNLSDRTTNLDMPKCADDDVVWENDVLSCSVVPTQANRTGTDDYARQTRLAPTAAQQVQVRLGNNGWLEYNVPGAFEIAKTVTKTNASLSPDVDQKFTFEVTMTSDGTAALPGEFPYHVFTTAGESVESGTVASGGTVAITANQFVRVMGLPDGARFSVDEQGPPTGYTSQPPTPTGGTIAAPLPENETIPRIPWGNTYSASSVTTATVTAAKNMDPNWVDGTYTMQLCRIDNAPLPGGVEGSCVNANAPGQDQAFGFGNVTFEVPGTFTYSLAELKANVAGVQDSLAEYRWTVTVKDNGHGALVVDSTSLRQVADDAGHAVDVAVAAPATFTNTFTPGDRTGALEIVKRVRDSSLTSPDEPRPPRIPYRFTFSAVQQAGGSAPDLLFEDGTDEAQVAATADSVTVPSPLLTYTHEHVGNAYYYKAQEDDFDSPISGLQLSDAVWFFRINVVLQNNAILPAITVCHTTVSEVTTTNPWGECDPSAGAAYTSIDTTEPLFTNVYTPAPAQAVLTATKTIDGRDWSGDSFTFALSAADDDTGTAITEGDVVMPTTLTTTATAGDTDNVKFDAISFSKQGTYSFAVKETTPSTAHLTTDPNPVVYTVVVTSDVDENGLLTGSLTATVSITDEGSASFVNTYRNSVSYANVVINKTLTGRDLDYREFSFVVQANDNARDILGWTDARQVYTNPTAASDGVTALVAQLPEINFDQDDIGKTYTFEIQEQQGDLGGITYDDTTYTVTIQPRYDAENDEMWVHTSVSDGAGTAQTYDSRTDGAAVIDFANTYEAGPGTAHISFDKRIVGRDWRAGDTFSFQLSPVDGAPMPATDTVDATTSSTTASPGIRVGEFGPITYTEAGDYEYEIRETTPGDDSMITDDSVLTVTVHVTDDGSGTLQTEVSQPNTIFENTYLATYHYDILKRLVGRDMTDGEFQVRVVPEDAASGAITGGQVPYPDGAVFSMPGAADGVFAQVQREAALVLTSEALGNTYCYIYSEVVPGTPEPGIIYDTTRFEICTTPSMNEDGTYRATSVIKNADTDDTLSTVVTNEDDAPMQFPQIAFENTFNSWTLTKSSDPVTGSTVKPGQTVTYTLTATNTATSMLSGAQAVDDLSDVLSHASLGDLPDGLVLDGTNLTWTIPDLAQGDSATVSYTVTVDADAVGVTLRNSVTGAGDVPDPEACPTDDPDCRTSELFTPRWTLTKSSDPDSGSTVVPGDTITYTLTAGNASDDADLTGAVAEDDLSDVLPYATLGDLPDGVTRDGTTLRWAIPDLSPGENVTVSYTVTVTAAAAGQTLRNVVTGAGDVPDPDSCPTADPQCRETEHLVPSWTLAKTADPASGSAVRPGDDITYTLTATNTGPAPLSGATATDDLSGVLNAATLGDLPDGLALAADGTSLVWTIPDLAVGEDASVSYTATVNDGATGTTLRNAVSGTGPIDPTECTTDDPCTTEHPVPAWTLTKSSDPVSGSTVQPGDEVTYTLTATNTASTTLSGAQAVDDLSDVLSHASLGDLPDGLVLDGTNLTWTIPDLAQGDSATVSYTVTVDADAVGVTLRNSVTGAGDVPDPEVCPTDDPDCRTSELFTPRWTLTKSSDPDSGSTVVPGDTITYTLTAGNASDDADLTGAVAEDDLSDVLPYATLGDLPDGVTRDGTTLRWAIPDLSPGEDVTVSYTVTVTAAAAGQTLRNVVTGAGDVPDPDSCPTADPQCRETEHLVPSWTLAKTADPASGSAVRPGDDITYTLTATNTGPAPLSGATATDDLSGVLNAATLGDLPAGLTRDGTTLTWDIPTIAVGEAASVSYTVTVNEGVWGTTLRNAVAGTGPVDPSTCADDCTTEHPVPLWTLRKTSDPASGSQVDPGSTIAYTLTVLNDGPAPVAEATVTDDLSQVLNNADLVEPLPAGLTLSGTTLTWHVPALAVGEQVSVTYRVTVHSGAYDVTLRNTATAGPGGGCDGTCTTDHSTPPQGELPITGGTIAWSLGALGATLVIAGGVLLYIRRRRDELV, from the coding sequence GTGGTGCTGTCCTCGGGGCTGGTTTGGGTGGGTGCAAGTGCCGCGCAGGCGGCTGATCCTGTGCCCCCGACCCCCGGCGGTGTGACGCCGGACGCACAGACCACCGACTATGCGTCCTGGCACCGGTACCCCGGTGCCCTTGCTGACGAAAACGACTACACGCACCTGTCGCAGAACCCGGGCCGCATCTGGACCGATAAATCCGTCTTCGAGGACGACGCTGAGGCTACGACTGACGGTGTTGACCACGACCTGAACATCGCCTCGGACGAGATGGCTGTCACGCTGTCGGCCCTGGGCACAACGCGCCAGGTCACCTCGACCCGCAAGCCCGTCATCGACCTGGTCCTGGTGCTTGACAACTCGTACTCGATGACGTATTGCGTCGGCACCAATACGACTTGTGTCACGAACGCGAACTACACCAATTCTCGCGCGTCCGCCATGGTCGATGGGGTCAATGCCGCCATCAAGCACATCGTGGCGGCGGACCCCGACGCGAAGGTCAGCATGGTCGCCTTCGGCACAGGTGCGAGAGAGCTCACGCCGCTGGCCAAGCCGGTGCAGTATCAGTCGACCGGCAATTATCTGGCGCTGACGCATTCGGGCAGCACGATGACGCTGCGCTTCGCCGGCGGGACCCTCCAAGTTGGCACGAGTCCCACTCAGTCGACGAACATACAACGCGGCATCGACCAGGCCAGGTCAGTCCTGGCCGATCAGAACACGAAGGATGTTGCCGGTGACGTGCAGCACATCCCGAGCGTCATCGTGTTTTCCGACGGTGAGCCGACCTTTTCGGCGAACGAGACGAACTGGTGGAACCTCACCGGAACGGCCAATCTCGGGACCGGATCTCCGGGAGCCACTCAGTTCTTCGGCAACGGTTTTCTCGCCGCGCTTTCGGCCGCCTATCTGAAGAATCAGGTGGACGACATCTACAACAACGAGGCGTACAACACGGCGCACGGCTTCGCTCCCGTCGAGACAAACATCTACACCGTCGGTCTGGGAATGGGAGCACTGAGCACGCAGGGGCAGCAGCTGGCGTATGCGACGTTGAATCCGCTGGGGACCCTCCCTGACGAGGGGACGACCGGTGCCAATCCGATGGCCAATAGCTTCGCCACCGCTATGAGTGCGTACCGGAAGTCCGGCACGGCGACGTTGCTCGTCTCGGACACTGATCACCCACCGGTGGAATTCACGATCACGCGCCCCGGCGGAAACACCATCTGGAACGGCCAAACCAACGTCAACGCGCTCAACTACGACCCGACGTACACCGAGTTGAAGTACAACACGACCTTCGATGCGCCGAATACGGCAAGTGAATTGATCACGGTATTCGAGCGCATTGCCAGCCAGGTGCTCGAGGACGAGCCGACGCTGCCGATCGAGACCACTTCGCCCGACCCGAACACCGACGGTTACGTGACGTTCACAGACCCACTGGGCGATTACATGCACGTCACGAAGATGGACAGCATCGTCTTCTGCTCGCTGCTGGCGGACACCGGGCCGGGCGAAGAGTGCACGCCCGAGAGCTTCACGACGCAGAAGAAGGGGGAGACCGTCAATAACGTCACGACCTACACCGCCAGCGGCTCGTACAAGGCGAACGACATCTTCCCCGCAACAGACCTGTCGAACATCATCATCACGGTCGAGACCAATACATCGCTCGCCGTCGGTGACATCGTCACGGTTAAGATTCCTGTCGCATTGCTGCCGATGGTCAACACGAAGATCGTCGAAGACGCCGACGGTAACCCGCTGAGTATGAATTGGTTCAACTCGCACCCCGTGCATGTCTACTACAAGGTCGCGCCGAAGGAGGGGGTTGCTGCGGCGGTGACCGACCCTACCTCCCTGTCCACCGCTGACCAACAGGCGCTCGCAACCTACATCGCCACCAACACGACACCTGATGGGGCCGTGCGTTTCTATGCAAACGCGTTCACCCAATCCGGTGCGACGCGAACGTCGCAGGCATACGCGACCTTCCGGCCGTCGACGCGGAACGACTTCTACCGGTTTGCGCAGGATTCGTATCTCTACTCGGCCGAGAATACGGGTTCGCGGATCACCCAGGAAGACTGGGACGGACTCGACGATGACGCCATTGTGTACCGGACAATCACGGCGTACAGCACGAAGGGCGCCGAGGGATCGAAGCCCGACAAGACGACGATCTTTGCAGCGACCACGAAGGGCGATCTGCTCGCGGGTCAGACCGGCACGATCACGATTCGTGCGCTCGACGATGGGTACATGATCGCGCCGGCGGGGCTGTACAACCTCTCAGATCGCACCACGAACCTCGATATGCCCAAGTGCGCTGACGATGACGTCGTGTGGGAGAACGACGTGCTGAGCTGCTCGGTCGTTCCGACGCAGGCGAACCGCACCGGCACCGACGATTACGCGCGGCAAACGAGGCTCGCTCCGACCGCAGCGCAGCAGGTACAGGTGCGGCTCGGCAACAACGGCTGGCTCGAGTACAACGTGCCCGGTGCGTTCGAGATCGCGAAGACCGTCACGAAGACCAACGCGTCGCTGTCCCCTGACGTCGACCAGAAGTTCACCTTCGAAGTCACGATGACCAGCGACGGCACCGCAGCACTTCCTGGCGAGTTCCCGTATCACGTGTTCACGACGGCAGGCGAGTCAGTGGAATCCGGGACAGTCGCGAGTGGCGGTACGGTCGCCATCACCGCCAACCAGTTCGTGCGCGTCATGGGGCTTCCCGACGGAGCGCGGTTCTCGGTCGATGAGCAAGGGCCACCGACCGGGTACACCTCGCAACCGCCGACCCCGACAGGCGGTACGATCGCGGCGCCGCTGCCCGAAAACGAGACGATCCCTCGCATCCCCTGGGGGAACACCTACTCCGCCTCGTCCGTGACAACAGCCACCGTCACGGCCGCCAAGAACATGGACCCGAACTGGGTCGACGGTACCTACACGATGCAGCTGTGCCGAATCGACAACGCGCCCCTGCCCGGTGGTGTTGAGGGCAGCTGCGTCAACGCGAACGCGCCGGGGCAGGATCAAGCATTCGGATTCGGCAACGTGACCTTCGAGGTGCCCGGAACGTTCACCTACAGCCTTGCGGAGTTGAAGGCGAACGTCGCGGGCGTGCAGGACTCCCTGGCCGAATATCGATGGACGGTGACCGTCAAAGACAATGGTCACGGCGCTCTCGTGGTTGACAGCACCTCGCTGAGGCAAGTCGCCGACGATGCGGGCCATGCGGTCGATGTTGCCGTCGCCGCCCCAGCGACGTTCACCAACACGTTCACCCCAGGCGACCGCACCGGGGCGCTCGAGATCGTCAAACGGGTGAGGGACTCATCTCTGACGTCACCTGATGAGCCGCGTCCGCCCCGGATTCCCTACCGCTTCACGTTCTCCGCCGTACAACAGGCTGGCGGTTCCGCCCCCGACCTCTTGTTCGAAGACGGGACCGACGAAGCACAGGTGGCAGCCACCGCCGACAGCGTGACAGTGCCATCGCCGCTCTTGACGTACACGCACGAACACGTCGGTAACGCGTACTACTACAAGGCGCAAGAGGACGACTTCGATTCGCCGATTTCGGGTCTGCAGCTGTCTGATGCCGTGTGGTTCTTCCGAATCAACGTCGTGCTTCAGAACAATGCGATCCTCCCCGCAATCACGGTGTGTCATACGACGGTGTCCGAAGTCACGACCACGAATCCGTGGGGCGAATGCGATCCGTCCGCGGGGGCTGCCTATACGTCGATCGACACCACAGAGCCGCTCTTCACGAACGTCTACACCCCCGCGCCCGCGCAGGCGGTCTTGACGGCCACCAAGACGATCGACGGTCGAGACTGGAGCGGCGACAGTTTCACCTTCGCGCTTTCTGCCGCCGACGATGACACAGGCACGGCCATCACAGAAGGCGACGTTGTGATGCCGACGACACTAACGACCACCGCCACTGCTGGCGACACCGACAACGTGAAATTCGATGCGATCTCGTTCTCCAAACAGGGAACGTACTCGTTCGCTGTCAAGGAGACCACGCCCTCAACGGCTCATCTGACAACTGATCCGAATCCTGTCGTCTACACCGTCGTCGTGACCAGCGATGTCGATGAGAACGGCCTTCTGACGGGATCGCTCACGGCGACGGTGTCCATCACCGACGAAGGCAGCGCGTCGTTCGTGAATACCTACCGCAACTCGGTCTCGTATGCCAACGTGGTCATCAACAAGACGCTGACTGGTCGTGACCTCGATTACCGCGAATTCAGTTTCGTCGTGCAGGCGAACGACAACGCGCGGGACATTCTGGGCTGGACCGACGCGCGTCAGGTGTACACGAATCCCACAGCTGCTTCAGACGGCGTGACCGCGCTGGTCGCTCAGTTGCCGGAGATCAACTTCGATCAGGACGACATCGGCAAGACATACACCTTCGAGATCCAAGAGCAGCAGGGCGACCTCGGCGGCATCACATACGACGACACGACGTATACGGTGACCATACAGCCGCGTTACGACGCCGAGAACGATGAGATGTGGGTCCACACGAGCGTCAGCGACGGTGCTGGCACGGCACAGACATACGACTCTCGCACCGACGGGGCGGCCGTCATCGACTTCGCCAACACATACGAAGCCGGGCCCGGCACCGCGCACATCTCCTTCGACAAGCGGATTGTGGGTCGTGACTGGCGAGCCGGCGACACATTCAGCTTCCAGCTGTCGCCTGTCGATGGTGCGCCCATGCCTGCAACCGACACTGTTGATGCCACCACCTCATCCACGACAGCGTCCCCCGGCATCCGGGTCGGTGAATTTGGGCCGATCACGTACACCGAGGCCGGCGACTACGAATACGAGATCCGCGAGACGACGCCGGGTGATGACAGCATGATCACCGACGACAGCGTCCTCACAGTGACGGTCCACGTGACCGACGACGGGTCGGGCACGCTGCAGACCGAGGTCTCGCAGCCGAACACCATCTTTGAGAACACTTACCTCGCGACCTACCACTACGACATCCTGAAGCGGCTCGTCGGACGCGACATGACAGACGGTGAGTTCCAGGTGCGGGTCGTGCCCGAGGATGCGGCATCAGGGGCTATCACCGGTGGGCAGGTGCCGTATCCCGATGGCGCGGTTTTCTCGATGCCTGGCGCAGCCGACGGCGTGTTCGCCCAGGTTCAGCGCGAGGCAGCGCTCGTGTTGACGAGCGAGGCGCTCGGAAACACATACTGTTACATCTACTCGGAGGTGGTCCCGGGCACGCCGGAACCTGGCATCATCTACGACACCACCCGGTTTGAGATCTGTACGACGCCTTCGATGAACGAAGACGGCACGTACCGGGCGACATCCGTGATCAAGAATGCGGACACAGACGACACGTTGTCGACGGTTGTCACGAACGAAGACGACGCACCCATGCAGTTCCCGCAGATCGCGTTCGAGAACACCTTCAACTCGTGGACGCTGACCAAGTCGTCCGATCCGGTGACTGGGTCGACTGTCAAGCCGGGCCAGACGGTCACCTACACGCTGACCGCGACCAATACGGCTACGTCGATGCTGTCGGGTGCGCAGGCGGTTGATGATCTGTCTGACGTGCTCTCGCATGCGTCGCTGGGCGATCTGCCCGATGGGCTGGTGCTGGATGGCACGAACCTGACGTGGACGATTCCTGACCTGGCGCAGGGTGATAGTGCGACGGTGTCGTACACGGTGACGGTGGATGCTGATGCGGTGGGGGTGACGTTGCGCAACAGTGTGACGGGTGCCGGTGACGTGCCTGATCCGGAGGCCTGCCCGACGGATGATCCCGATTGTCGTACGTCGGAGTTGTTCACGCCGCGGTGGACGCTGACGAAGAGTTCGGATCCCGACAGTGGTTCGACGGTTGTTCCCGGCGACACGATCACGTACACGTTGACCGCCGGAAACGCCTCGGATGACGCGGACCTGACGGGTGCTGTCGCCGAAGATGATCTGTCCGACGTGTTGCCGTATGCGACGCTCGGGGATCTGCCCGACGGTGTGACCCGTGACGGGACGACGCTGCGCTGGGCGATCCCTGATCTTTCGCCGGGGGAGAATGTCACGGTGTCGTACACGGTGACGGTCACTGCCGCTGCGGCGGGGCAGACGCTGCGCAATGTGGTGACCGGGGCGGGTGATGTGCCTGATCCGGACTCGTGTCCTACCGCTGATCCGCAGTGTCGTGAGACGGAGCATCTGGTGCCGTCGTGGACGTTGGCGAAGACCGCCGATCCTGCCAGTGGCAGTGCGGTACGTCCGGGTGATGACATCACGTACACGCTCACGGCCACCAACACCGGTCCGGCACCGCTTTCCGGTGCGACGGCGACCGATGACCTGAGCGGTGTGCTCAACGCCGCCACACTCGGCGACCTGCCCGACGGCCTCGCGCTGGCCGCTGACGGCACCTCTCTCGTGTGGACCATTCCTGACCTTGCTGTCGGCGAGGATGCATCCGTCTCATACACGGCGACTGTCAATGACGGGGCGACGGGAACGACCTTGCGCAACGCGGTCTCCGGAACCGGCCCGATCGACCCCACGGAGTGCACCACGGATGACCCGTGCACCACTGAGCATCCTGTGCCAGCGTGGACGCTGACGAAGTCGTCTGATCCGGTGAGTGGGTCGACGGTGCAGCCGGGTGACGAGGTGACGTACACGTTGACGGCGACGAATACGGCGTCTACTACCCTGTCGGGTGCGCAGGCGGTTGATGATCTGTCTGACGTGCTCTCGCATGCGTCGCTGGGTGATCTGCCTGATGGGCTGGTGCTGGATGGCACGAACCTGACGTGGACGATTCCTGACCTGGCGCAGGGTGATAGTGCGACGGTGTCGTACACGGTGACGGTGGATGCTGATGCGGTGGGGGTGACGTTGCGCAACAGTGTGACGGGTGCCGGTGACGTGCCTGATCCGGAGGTCTGCCCGACGGATGATCCCGATTGTCGTACGTCGGAGTTGTTCACGCCGCGGTGGACGCTGACGAAGAGTTCGGATCCCGACAGTGGTTCGACGGTTGTTCCGGGCGACACGATCACGTACACGTTGACCGCCGGAAACGCCTCGGATGACGCGGACCTGACGGGTGCTGTCGCCGAAGATGATCTGTCCGACGTGTTGCCGTATGCGACGCTCGGGGATCTGCCCGATGGTGTGACCCGTGACGGGACGACGTTGCGCTGGGCGATCCCTGATCTTTCGCCGGGGGAGGATGTCACGGTGTCGTACACGGTGACGGTCACTGCCGCTGCGGCGGGGCAGACGCTGCGCAATGTGGTGACCGGGGCGGGTGATGTGCCTGATCCGGACTCGTGTCCTACCGCTGATCCGCAGTGTCGTGAGACGGAGCATCTGGTGCCGTCGTGGACGTTGGCGAAGACCGCCGACCCTGCCAGTGGCAGTGCGGTACGCCCGGGTGACGACATCACGTACACGCTCACGGCCACCAACACCGGTCCGGCACCGCTTTCCGGTGCGACGGCGACCGATGACCTGAGCGGTGTGCTCAACGCCGCCACACTCGGCGACCTGCCCGCGGGGCTGACGCGCGACGGCACGACGCTGACATGGGACATCCCGACGATCGCCGTCGGTGAGGCGGCATCCGTCTCATACACAGTCACCGTGAACGAGGGAGTGTGGGGCACGACGCTTCGCAACGCCGTTGCGGGTACCGGGCCGGTCGATCCGTCGACGTGTGCTGACGACTGCACGACAGAACACCCGGTGCCGCTGTGGACGCTGCGCAAGACGAGTGACCCCGCCTCGGGTTCGCAGGTCGACCCCGGGTCGACGATCGCGTACACGCTCACCGTGCTCAACGACGGCCCGGCACCGGTCGCCGAGGCGACCGTGACCGACGATCTGTCACAGGTGCTCAACAACGCCGACCTCGTCGAGCCGCTGCCGGCCGGGCTGACGCTGTCGGGCACGACGCTGACCTGGCACGTTCCGGCGCTGGCCGTGGGCGAACAGGTGTCGGTGACCTACCGGGTGACGGTGCACAGCGGCGCGTATGACGTGACGCTGCGCAACACGGCGACAGCCGGCCCCGGCGGCGGATGCGATGGCACCTGCACGACCGATCACTCGACACCCCCGCAGGGTGAGCTGCCCATCACCGGTGGCACGATCGCGTGGAGTCTGGGTGCTCTCGGGGCGACGCTGGTCATCGCCGGGGGAGTGCTGCTGTACATCCGGCGTCGGCGAGACGAACTCGTCTGA